The Gloeocapsa sp. DLM2.Bin57 sequence AAGTTATTAATTATGAAGAAAATATTTAAAAACTTTGCTGTTAACTTTTTGGCAGCATTGCTAATAGTAACTCTGGTGGCATCTTGTACCACAACAGACACCATAACTACTGATCCAGGAACTACTACTGTAAGTACTACCACAGGACAAGAAAGTATCACTGTCTATACAGCATTAGAGGATGACCAGATAGCAGACTATCTACCTTTATTCAGTAAAGCTCATGCCGACATTAAAGTTAATATAGTCAGAGATTCAACTGGTATAGTCACAGCGAAATTACTGGCTGAAAAAGATAATCCCCAAGCAGATTTGGTCTGGGGGACAGCGGTTTCTAGCTTATTAATTGCTGATCAACAGGGAATTTTAGCACCCTACGCACCCCAAGGGTTAGAAAATGTCGAAGAGAAATTTAGAGATAGTCGCAATCCTCCCCATTGGGTAGGGATAGACGTGTGGATGTCAGCTTTTTGTGTTAACACCATTGAGACAGCTAAT is a genomic window containing:
- a CDS encoding putative 2-aminoethylphosphonate ABC transporter substrate-binding protein, encoding MKKIFKNFAVNFLAALLIVTLVASCTTTDTITTDPGTTTVSTTTGQESITVYTALEDDQIADYLPLFSKAHADIKVNIVRDSTGIVTAKLLAEKDNPQADLVWGTAVSSLLIADQQGILAPYAPQGLENVEEKFRDSRNPPHWVGIDVWMSAFCVNTIETANKNLPIPTSWEDLINPVYQNQIVMSNPASSGTGFLSVSAILQMMGEEKGWEYLENLHKNIAQYMHSGSKPCRVAGSGEYPIGISFGYRAVKQKNDGEPIEPVFPKEGSGWDIEANALVQKPQIKEAAKTFLDWA